A window of the Deinococcus cellulosilyticus NBRC 106333 = KACC 11606 genome harbors these coding sequences:
- a CDS encoding metal ABC transporter permease codes for MELFQDFLTLPFLQRALIAGIVIGLMCGYYGVFIVQRGLSFLGDGLAHAAFGGVALGLLLGWTPLWVALPFTVLVSLGITYLREKTELQGDTAIGIFFAVSVALGVLFLGLKKDYTADAFSYLFGSILSVGVTDLIVIGVLLLITILLVPRTWKQLAYSTFDPELAASDGVNVRGLNYFLSVVLAVTVVVSVKVIGIVMVASFLVIPAAAARLRSRTLYQMTLWSAGLAALASIIGLLASYLINVPSGSTIILAQALFFVLAAVLPRQSRT; via the coding sequence ATGGAACTCTTTCAGGACTTTCTGACCCTCCCCTTTCTGCAACGCGCCCTGATTGCTGGGATCGTGATCGGGCTGATGTGTGGGTATTATGGTGTTTTTATCGTGCAGCGTGGCCTGAGCTTTCTGGGAGATGGTCTGGCACACGCAGCTTTCGGAGGGGTGGCACTCGGTCTGCTGCTTGGGTGGACTCCTCTGTGGGTGGCCCTGCCCTTCACGGTGCTGGTCAGTCTGGGCATCACCTACCTCAGGGAAAAGACTGAACTCCAGGGAGACACTGCAATCGGAATCTTCTTCGCTGTGTCCGTGGCCCTGGGTGTGCTATTTTTGGGCCTGAAGAAGGACTACACCGCCGATGCCTTCAGTTACCTGTTCGGCAGCATTCTCAGCGTGGGTGTGACCGACCTCATTGTGATCGGGGTGCTGCTCCTGATCACGATTCTGCTTGTTCCCAGAACCTGGAAACAACTGGCCTACAGCACCTTTGACCCGGAACTGGCCGCTTCAGATGGGGTGAATGTCCGGGGACTAAATTACTTTCTGTCGGTGGTGCTTGCTGTCACAGTGGTGGTGAGTGTCAAGGTGATCGGCATTGTGATGGTGGCCTCTTTCCTGGTGATTCCCGCCGCCGCCGCCCGCCTTCGCAGCCGCACCCTCTACCAGATGACCCTGTGGTCTGCTGGACTTGCGGCCCTCGCCAGCATCATTGGACTGCTGGCTTCGTACCTGATCAACGTGCCCTCGGGCTCAACGATCATCCTTGCCCAGGCGCTCTTTTTCGTTCTGGCAGCTGTTCTTCCCAGACAATCCCGTACTTGA
- a CDS encoding RrF2 family transcriptional regulator → MWISTKAQYGLRALIEIGKTPTQAVPLKDVADKQDISQHYLEQIASNLRRAGFIRSVRGAHGGYKLSRAPKDIRAWDVVVTMEGSLAPVSCLEDSDSCTKTGSCATEGLWKRVEDAVRDVLYNTTLEDLIQENVQLEHSRLVQLEPFYAPQ, encoded by the coding sequence ATGTGGATCTCGACCAAAGCACAGTACGGGCTGCGTGCCCTCATTGAAATCGGCAAAACCCCCACCCAGGCGGTTCCCCTCAAGGATGTGGCCGACAAGCAGGACATCAGCCAGCACTATCTGGAGCAGATTGCCTCCAACCTGCGCCGCGCAGGATTCATCCGCAGCGTGCGGGGTGCCCACGGGGGCTACAAACTGTCCCGCGCGCCAAAAGACATCCGTGCCTGGGATGTGGTCGTCACCATGGAAGGCAGCCTGGCCCCTGTGAGCTGCCTGGAAGACTCCGACTCCTGCACCAAAACCGGCAGTTGCGCCACCGAAGGGCTCTGGAAGCGTGTGGAAGACGCCGTGCGAGATGTCCTCTACAACACCACCCTCGAAGACCTGATCCAGGAGAACGTGCAGCTCGAACACAGCAGACTGGTTCAACTGGAACCTTTCTACGCACCGCAGTAA
- a CDS encoding RNase H family protein — protein MTTFTAYVDGSYSPEKHLAAAAWVILQDDEPIHQGKELVLEELSSRNITGELQAAIKVIDYCEAKGIQDITIFHDLEGTGYWARGEWKRKKPVTQAFYSRVQDSTVRINFQWIQGHSGHFWNETVDQMARKLLE, from the coding sequence ATGACCACTTTCACTGCCTATGTGGATGGCTCCTACTCCCCAGAGAAACACCTTGCTGCAGCTGCATGGGTAATCCTGCAAGACGACGAGCCCATCCACCAGGGAAAAGAACTCGTTCTGGAGGAACTCAGTTCAAGAAACATCACTGGTGAACTTCAAGCTGCCATCAAGGTGATCGACTACTGTGAAGCCAAAGGCATTCAAGACATCACCATTTTCCATGACCTGGAAGGTACAGGATACTGGGCTCGGGGAGAATGGAAACGCAAAAAGCCAGTCACACAAGCCTTTTACAGCAGAGTCCAAGACAGTACCGTCAGAATCAATTTCCAGTGGATTCAAGGACACTCAGGTCATTTCTGGAATGAGACAGTAGATCAGATGGCCCGCAAACTGTTGGAATAA
- the pdxR gene encoding MocR-like pyridoxine biosynthesis transcription factor PdxR, with protein MLPPLNPSPSEPLYRQVYQALREAILAGALPEGSKLPSSREFAKTWGVARNTVLEAFELLEVEGFIETRPASGTYVAHSVNPEVTLDVPAPGLKLTEWAIRALQTPLRPAYDQIEVDFRLGNVPNEFFPAEAWARALRERAKALQGGMGQYGDELGPLETREAISSYLARERGVKATAGMVMLSSGSQGSLDALARVFLEPGKTVVMEDPGYLGARRVFEASGAEVLYLPVDDEGLNPELLPRKADLLYVTPAHQFPTGAILPASRRLRILDWARSVGAWIVEDDYNSEFRFDTRPLSAMQGLNPSQVIYVGTFSKSLSPALRSGFLVAPAPIIEVLSATRYLTDRQPPTLDSLALADFLHSGGFARHLKKTRATILERYETLLSALRKHFPEFTIPTTGAGLHICAFLPESWSEEHLRAASLHSKVAVDFLSRYATRVVQSGIILNYAHLAPQAIEKGIRQLREAL; from the coding sequence ATGCTGCCGCCCCTCAACCCCAGCCCCAGTGAACCCCTCTACCGTCAGGTGTATCAGGCATTGCGTGAGGCCATTCTGGCAGGCGCACTTCCTGAGGGCAGTAAGTTGCCCAGCAGCAGGGAATTTGCAAAGACCTGGGGGGTGGCCAGAAACACGGTGCTGGAAGCCTTCGAGCTTCTTGAGGTGGAGGGGTTCATCGAGACCCGTCCGGCCAGTGGAACTTATGTTGCCCACAGCGTGAACCCGGAAGTGACACTGGATGTTCCTGCTCCGGGCCTGAAACTGACCGAATGGGCCATTCGTGCCCTGCAAACCCCTCTGCGGCCTGCCTACGACCAGATTGAGGTGGATTTCCGTCTGGGCAATGTTCCCAATGAGTTTTTTCCTGCAGAGGCGTGGGCACGTGCGCTGCGTGAGAGGGCAAAAGCCTTGCAGGGCGGCATGGGACAGTATGGCGACGAACTGGGCCCTCTGGAGACCCGTGAAGCCATTTCCAGTTACCTGGCCAGAGAAAGAGGAGTGAAGGCCACTGCAGGTATGGTGATGCTCTCCAGTGGCTCACAGGGAAGCCTGGATGCCCTTGCCCGGGTGTTCCTGGAACCAGGAAAAACTGTGGTGATGGAAGATCCCGGATACCTGGGAGCCAGAAGGGTGTTTGAGGCCTCTGGTGCAGAGGTCCTTTATCTTCCTGTGGACGATGAGGGCCTGAACCCTGAACTCCTTCCCAGAAAAGCAGACCTGCTGTATGTCACTCCAGCCCACCAGTTTCCCACAGGGGCCATCCTGCCTGCCTCCAGAAGGCTCAGGATTCTGGACTGGGCCAGAAGTGTAGGGGCCTGGATTGTCGAAGACGATTACAACTCGGAGTTTCGCTTTGACACCCGTCCCCTGTCTGCCATGCAGGGCCTGAATCCCTCTCAGGTGATCTACGTGGGCACTTTCTCCAAGAGCCTGTCTCCAGCCCTGAGAAGTGGCTTTCTGGTCGCTCCTGCCCCCATCATTGAGGTTCTCTCTGCCACCCGTTACCTCACAGACAGGCAACCTCCGACCCTCGACAGTCTGGCCCTTGCCGATTTTCTGCACTCCGGGGGCTTTGCACGGCACCTCAAGAAAACCAGAGCCACCATTCTGGAGCGGTATGAGACCCTGCTGTCTGCCCTGAGGAAGCATTTCCCAGAGTTCACCATTCCCACCACGGGCGCAGGCTTGCACATCTGTGCCTTTCTCCCAGAAAGCTGGAGCGAGGAGCACCTTAGGGCCGCTTCACTCCACTCGAAGGTTGCTGTGGACTTCCTGAGTCGGTACGCCACACGGGTGGTCCAGAGTGGCATCATCCTGAACTATGCCCACCTTGCTCCACAGGCCATTGAAAAAGGCATCCGTCAATTGCGAGAGGCCCTGTAA
- a CDS encoding tyrosine-type recombinase/integrase: protein MTQRKKLLKPRLHGEGQIRERSDGRLEYRFYVKDHSTGKSVRKSVIARTEKELLEKMRAAQIENAQGKNFQKLKITLEEWLTQHAESRKTSTRPNTQTQYGLYIKYISSIGKIPLQDVTTQILDNMYQEMARAGYSKSSITHTRSFINAAFKRAIKYGLLQHNPNTNTEIPAVQQTKIAKAVPQEEIHTLLEIAKTTRYYTLLYTIISTGMRHGEALGLKWSDFDWHEKSVTLERAVILVQHKVAVSGLKTSNSARTVYLHDHLIQVLQEHQQQQEALKRNNPNWTHEDWVFSTQDGKPLSQNNIRKVFKTLLTQAGLPNYRIHDLRHSFITYLIHKGLDPKTVSSIAGHADTRMTLDIYTQTQESRKRLAATEIAGFVSAQNPEQGANGGQNKKPRVS, encoded by the coding sequence ATGACCCAGAGAAAGAAACTGCTGAAACCCAGACTCCACGGTGAAGGCCAGATCCGAGAACGCAGCGACGGCAGGCTCGAATACCGCTTTTACGTCAAAGACCACAGCACCGGAAAGTCCGTCCGCAAAAGCGTCATTGCCCGGACCGAAAAAGAGCTCCTCGAAAAAATGCGGGCCGCTCAAATCGAAAACGCACAGGGAAAAAACTTCCAGAAGCTCAAAATCACCCTGGAAGAATGGCTCACCCAGCACGCCGAATCCCGCAAAACCAGCACAAGACCCAACACCCAAACCCAATACGGCCTGTACATCAAATACATCAGCAGCATCGGCAAGATCCCCCTGCAAGACGTCACCACCCAGATCCTCGACAACATGTACCAGGAGATGGCCAGGGCTGGATACTCCAAAAGCAGCATCACCCACACCCGCAGTTTCATCAACGCAGCCTTCAAACGCGCCATCAAATACGGCCTCTTACAGCACAATCCCAACACCAACACCGAAATTCCCGCAGTCCAACAAACCAAAATTGCCAAAGCCGTACCCCAAGAAGAAATCCACACCCTTCTGGAAATCGCCAAAACCACAAGGTATTACACCCTCCTCTACACCATCATCAGCACCGGCATGCGGCACGGCGAAGCCCTGGGCCTCAAATGGAGTGACTTCGACTGGCACGAAAAAAGCGTCACCCTGGAGCGCGCCGTCATCCTGGTGCAGCACAAAGTCGCAGTCAGTGGCCTCAAAACCAGCAATAGCGCCAGAACCGTGTACCTCCACGACCACCTGATTCAGGTGCTGCAGGAACACCAGCAACAACAAGAAGCCCTCAAACGAAACAACCCCAACTGGACCCACGAAGACTGGGTGTTCAGCACACAAGACGGCAAACCCCTCAGCCAGAACAACATCCGCAAAGTCTTCAAAACCCTGCTCACCCAGGCAGGCCTCCCCAACTACCGGATTCACGACCTCCGGCACTCCTTCATCACCTACCTGATTCACAAAGGCCTCGACCCGAAAACGGTCTCCTCCATCGCAGGACACGCAGACACCCGCATGACCCTGGACATCTACACGCAAACCCAGGAGTCCAGAAAGCGCCTGGCGGCCACTGAAATTGCAGGCTTTGTGTCCGCACAAAACCCCGAACAGGGGGCAAACGGGGGGCAAAACAAAAAACCCAGAGTTTCATGA
- a CDS encoding ABC transporter ATP-binding protein yields MADVILEKVYKRYGKVTAVTDFNLHIHDREFMVFVGPSGCGKSTTLRMIAGLEDISDGTLRIGDRVMNDVPPKDRDIAMVFQNYALYPHMNVYENMAFGLRLRKTPKAEIDKRVREAAKILQIEHLLDRKPKELSGGQRQRVALGRAIVREPKVFLMDEPLSNLDAKLRVEMRSQISKLHRRLGATVIYVTHDQVEAMTMGTRIVVMRDGVIQQVDTPLNLYDNPKNKFVAGFIGSPSMNFVTATVQGGRFTGQGFAILPAGGLAQSLRGYEGKQVWMGIRPEHIGMKGYTAIPEDATNVIRATVEVVEPLGAQTDVIVDLGGQTLIAKVDGHAPVRPGDQVELLVDRSRLYAFDMQTELALTR; encoded by the coding sequence ATGGCAGACGTAATCTTAGAGAAGGTCTACAAGCGCTACGGCAAAGTCACCGCAGTCACCGATTTCAACCTGCACATCCATGACCGTGAATTCATGGTGTTCGTCGGTCCATCCGGTTGCGGAAAGTCCACCACCCTGCGAATGATCGCCGGTCTGGAAGACATCTCTGACGGAACCCTGCGCATTGGCGACCGTGTGATGAACGACGTTCCCCCCAAGGACCGCGACATCGCCATGGTGTTCCAGAACTACGCACTTTACCCCCACATGAACGTGTACGAGAACATGGCTTTCGGTCTGCGTCTGCGCAAGACCCCCAAAGCCGAAATCGACAAGCGTGTGCGTGAAGCTGCCAAGATTCTGCAGATCGAGCACCTGCTGGACCGCAAGCCCAAGGAACTCTCCGGGGGTCAGCGTCAGCGTGTGGCTCTGGGACGCGCCATCGTGCGTGAACCCAAAGTGTTCCTCATGGACGAGCCCCTTTCCAACCTGGATGCCAAGCTCCGTGTGGAAATGCGCTCACAGATCAGCAAGCTTCACCGCCGTCTGGGTGCCACCGTCATTTACGTGACCCACGACCAGGTCGAGGCCATGACCATGGGAACCCGCATCGTCGTCATGCGTGACGGAGTGATCCAGCAAGTGGACACCCCCCTCAACCTGTACGACAACCCCAAGAACAAATTCGTGGCCGGATTCATCGGCAGCCCCTCCATGAACTTCGTCACTGCCACCGTGCAGGGCGGACGTTTCACCGGCCAGGGCTTCGCCATCCTGCCTGCTGGCGGTCTCGCCCAGTCCCTGCGTGGCTACGAAGGCAAACAGGTCTGGATGGGCATCCGTCCTGAGCACATCGGAATGAAGGGTTACACCGCCATTCCCGAAGACGCCACCAACGTGATCCGCGCCACCGTGGAAGTGGTGGAGCCCCTCGGTGCCCAGACCGACGTGATTGTGGACCTTGGTGGTCAGACCCTGATCGCCAAAGTGGACGGCCACGCCCCTGTGCGCCCCGGTGACCAGGTCGAACTGCTCGTGGACCGCAGCCGTCTGTACGCCTTCGACATGCAGACCGAACTGGCGCTGACCCGCTAA
- a CDS encoding metal ABC transporter ATP-binding protein, which produces MQETAIETQGLRVRFGDFVALDNLTLQIPSGAFLAVVGPNGAGKSTFMKTLLGLVTPETGQVKVLGRPPGAFPDQIGYVPQIKTFDRSFPAVAIELVLSGVRQAWPGPLRGPERKLAIEALERVGADRLAERPLGRLSGGELQRVYLARALVRRPKLILLDEPATGIDALGEKDMYHMLEAYRKESAATIAMITHDFDVARYHASYVVVLNRTLYGCGHPSTALCEDCLSRAYGHGKHGHKRTL; this is translated from the coding sequence ATGCAGGAGACGGCGATCGAAACCCAGGGGCTCAGGGTGCGCTTTGGTGATTTTGTGGCCCTGGACAACCTTACACTTCAAATCCCCAGCGGTGCGTTTCTGGCCGTGGTGGGTCCCAACGGTGCAGGCAAGAGCACCTTCATGAAAACCCTGCTCGGACTGGTCACTCCAGAGACCGGACAGGTGAAGGTTCTGGGCAGACCTCCCGGAGCTTTCCCGGACCAGATCGGGTATGTGCCCCAGATCAAGACCTTTGACCGTTCTTTTCCTGCGGTGGCCATCGAACTGGTGCTGTCTGGCGTGCGTCAGGCGTGGCCTGGACCACTCAGGGGTCCCGAGCGCAAACTGGCCATTGAAGCTTTAGAGCGTGTCGGAGCAGACCGACTGGCAGAACGGCCCCTGGGTCGCCTCTCTGGAGGGGAGCTTCAGAGGGTTTATCTGGCCCGTGCTCTGGTCCGAAGGCCGAAGCTCATCTTGCTGGATGAGCCCGCCACCGGAATTGATGCTCTGGGCGAGAAGGACATGTACCACATGCTGGAAGCCTACCGCAAGGAAAGTGCGGCCACCATCGCCATGATCACCCACGATTTTGATGTGGCCCGGTACCATGCTTCCTATGTCGTCGTGCTGAACCGCACCCTCTACGGATGTGGTCACCCCTCCACCGCCCTGTGCGAAGACTGCCTGTCGAGGGCCTATGGTCACGGTAAACACGGCCACAAGAGGACCCTGTAA
- a CDS encoding ABC transporter substrate-binding protein gives MKKTALLLGALLLTATAGARTFDEIKAAGTIKIATEGAFKPFNYFEGKKLTGFEVEIGDAIAKKLGLKVQWITQPFDSLIIGVTQNRYDFAIASHGINEERAKVVDFSDPHYCTGGQIVSKSPNIKTAAQLNGKRVAVQVGTSYLSNVQKVKGVKVKTFPKDTDAVAALIAGTVDAWVSDKFVVLDAKKANPKVKWQLGDLLFKEEIAMVVNKGNDSVTEALNGALADIIKDGTYAKISKKYFGTDVSCK, from the coding sequence ATGAAAAAGACCGCTTTACTGTTAGGTGCCCTCCTCCTTACCGCCACCGCTGGCGCCCGCACCTTTGACGAAATCAAGGCTGCTGGCACCATCAAGATTGCGACCGAGGGTGCCTTCAAGCCGTTTAATTACTTTGAAGGGAAAAAACTCACCGGGTTTGAAGTGGAGATTGGGGATGCCATTGCCAAGAAGCTGGGCCTGAAGGTCCAGTGGATCACCCAGCCCTTTGACTCCCTGATCATTGGGGTGACCCAGAACCGCTACGACTTCGCCATTGCCTCCCACGGCATCAACGAAGAGCGGGCCAAAGTGGTGGACTTTTCTGACCCCCACTACTGCACCGGGGGCCAGATCGTTTCCAAATCCCCCAACATCAAGACCGCTGCCCAGCTGAATGGCAAGCGCGTCGCTGTGCAGGTGGGCACCAGCTACCTGTCCAACGTGCAGAAAGTCAAGGGCGTGAAGGTCAAAACCTTCCCCAAAGACACCGATGCTGTGGCCGCCCTGATCGCTGGGACTGTGGACGCCTGGGTCAGTGACAAGTTCGTGGTGCTCGATGCCAAGAAAGCCAATCCCAAAGTGAAATGGCAACTCGGAGACCTCCTCTTTAAAGAAGAAATCGCCATGGTGGTCAACAAGGGCAACGACTCTGTCACCGAGGCCCTCAACGGTGCGCTTGCCGACATCATCAAAGATGGCACCTACGCGAAGATCAGCAAGAAGTACTTCGGTACAGACGTCAGCTGCAAGTGA
- a CDS encoding amino acid ABC transporter permease codes for MKEQNATLNNALWLLGLVVAFPLALIVISYGVKTVPGLLGLEYAQTFADNAQIFADATKTTLLLTVTSGILGIILGTVTGIAKLSGFPPFRWIASFYVWVFRGTPLIVQILFAFNATPILFPSVVDVPDFDFYAPMVALALNQGAYNAEVIRASIQAIPRGQTEAARSLGLSGVQAMWLVILPQAVRVSIPPLVNNIVSLLKDTSLATVVGTLELANAIDRFKSQTFLVIPSYLTSASIYLFLTTIMTFFTNELERRFKTKSR; via the coding sequence ATGAAAGAACAGAACGCGACTTTAAACAATGCCCTGTGGCTTCTGGGGCTCGTGGTGGCTTTTCCCCTTGCCCTGATCGTGATCAGTTATGGCGTTAAAACGGTACCAGGCCTGCTCGGTCTGGAGTATGCCCAGACCTTTGCAGACAATGCCCAGATCTTTGCGGATGCCACCAAGACCACACTGCTGCTCACCGTCACCTCCGGGATTCTGGGCATCATTCTGGGAACCGTCACCGGGATTGCCAAGCTCTCAGGGTTTCCTCCTTTTCGCTGGATTGCCTCCTTTTATGTGTGGGTGTTTCGGGGTACCCCTCTGATTGTGCAGATCCTTTTCGCTTTCAATGCCACACCGATTCTTTTTCCCAGTGTGGTGGACGTTCCTGATTTTGATTTCTATGCTCCAATGGTGGCTCTGGCGCTCAACCAGGGGGCCTACAATGCGGAAGTCATCCGTGCATCCATTCAGGCCATTCCCAGAGGGCAGACCGAGGCAGCCCGTTCACTTGGCCTCAGTGGTGTTCAGGCCATGTGGCTTGTGATCCTGCCGCAGGCAGTGCGGGTTTCCATTCCTCCGCTGGTCAACAACATTGTGTCCCTGTTGAAGGACACTTCGCTGGCCACTGTGGTGGGCACCCTGGAACTGGCCAACGCCATCGACCGGTTCAAAAGCCAGACCTTCCTGGTGATTCCTTCTTACCTCACCTCGGCCTCGATTTACCTGTTCCTGACCACCATCATGACCTTCTTCACCAATGAACTGGAGCGGCGTTTCAAGACCAAATCCAGATGA